In the genome of Raphanus sativus cultivar WK10039 chromosome 4, ASM80110v3, whole genome shotgun sequence, one region contains:
- the LOC108849777 gene encoding nitrile-specifier protein 2 translates to MNIAGIVPTLYEAIAPTFHGEWIKVEQKGKGPGPRSSHAIAVVGDKLYSFGGEFTSNVPVDKDLYVFDLNTHTWSIAPATGDIPTLGCLGVAMVAVGSTLYVFGGRDASRKYNGFYSYDTVKNEWKLVTRVEEGPEARSFHSMASDAANVYLFGGVSKTVRLKTLNAFNVSDEKWVQLPTPGDSCKERGGAGLVVVQGKVWVFYGFYGDECDDVHCFDVDRNVWTKVETTGEKPSPRSVFAIAAVGKHVIVVGGEIEMDPQAHVGPGKLCGKGFVLDTETLVWKNLEDGGGEAPTEPRGWCASTAATVNGKKGMLMFGGKAQTNNRFDDLYFYAVKELNPLINVRVGLGLF, encoded by the exons ATGAATATCGCAGGTATTGTTCCAACGTTGTATGAAGCTATTGCTCCGACTTTCCATGGCGAGTGGATCAAg GTAGAGCAAAAAGGAAAGGGACCAGGACCGAGAAGTTCGCACGCCATAGCCGTGGTAGGAGACAAGTTATACTCATTTGGTGGCGAATTCACATCCAATGTCCCCGTCGACAAAGACCTTTACGTCTTTGACCTCAACACCCACACTTGGTCAATCGCTCCGGCCACCGGAGACATTCCAACACTCGGTTGCTTAGGCGTCGCCATGGTGGCCGTTGGATCCACACTCTACGTCTTCGGAGGCCGTGATGCGTCCCGAAAGTACAACGGGTTTTACTCGTACGACACTGTGAAAAACGAGTGGAAACTTGTGACTCGGGTTGAGGAAGGACCCGAGGCTCGTAGCTTCCACTCCATGGCTTCGGATGCAGCGAACGTGTACTTGTTTGGTGGGGTGAGCAAAACCGTGAGGCTCAAGACGCTAAACGCGTTTAACGTTTCTGATGAGAAATGGGTCCAGCTTCCGACACCGGGTGATTCTTGTAAAGAAAGAGGAGGAGCTGGTCTAGTTGTGGTTCAAGGGAAG GTATGGGTGTTTTACGGATTCTACGGAGACGAGTGTGATGATGTCCATTGCTTCGACGTGGATCGAAACGTGTGGACTAAAGTCGAGACTACTGGGGAGAAGCCTTCACCAAGGAGCGTTTTCGCGATTGCGGCTGTTGGGAAACATGTCATTGTAGTTGGAGGGGAGATCGAGATGGACCCTCAGGCCCATGTTGGTCCTGGGAAGTTGTGTGGCAAAGGTTTCGTGTTGGACACGGAAACGCTGGTGTGGAAGAACCTGGAAGATGGTGGAGGGGAGGCACCGACTGAACCGCGTGGCTGGTGTGCATCGACGGCTGCGACGGTAAATGGAAAGAAAGGGATGCTGATGTTTGGTGGGAAGGCTCAGACCAACAACCGCTTTGATGATCTTTACTTCTACGCGGTGAAAGAGCTTAACCCTCTCATCAATGTTCGTGTTGGACTTGGATTATTTTAA